Within the Sarcophilus harrisii chromosome 2, mSarHar1.11, whole genome shotgun sequence genome, the region CCTCCTCGGGGGCTCTGTGGCTCCGCCCTCCTCGGGGGCTCTGTGGTTCCGTCCTCCGTGACTCTGTGGTTCCTTTGCTTGTAGGAGTCATGTGTCCCAGGAAGTTAAACGAAGGCTTCCAGAACCTCCTGACCTGCCCGGTCTGCAGGAATCGTTTCCGCGATCCCGTCACCGTGTTCTCCGGAAACACGGTCTGCCAGTCCTGCGTGCCGCAGGGGTTCCCGGGGGCCCACGTCAACTGGCGGATGAAGAACGTGGTGAATCTGTTCGAGCGGCTGAAACCCCGGCTAGAGGCGCTCCCCCTGGTCCTGGGGCCCTGGTGCACCGAGCACGGCGAGCCCCTCACCCTCCTGTGTCTGGAGGACAATCAGGGAATCTGCAAAGTCTGCAAGTATGGCAGCCTTCACCGCTCGCACACCCTGAGCCCGATGCCAGGGCCTGACCCGTGAGGGGGAGTCGGGCGGCCAAGTCGGCTTTCTGGGAGGGCTGAAGGAAGCTGCGCTGGCGGGGGCAAGGGCGCCCCCCGGGGGCTCCCGGGATCTCCTCCTTGTGTCGCTCTCGGGAGCCCTCCCCGGGCTGTTCTCGGGCCCCCGGGGCGTCAGTCTCCTTGTCTCCCTCCCGGCCACTCGGCGCCCCTCCTGGGAAGCCTTCCCGAAATTCCCCCtctctcccacatcccctcaggGGTCCGAGTCCCTGCTGGATCCCCCCCAAACCAGGGCCCGCGCCTCCCGACCCCAGCCCGGGGCGTCCCTTTTCAGAGGCTGCAAGTTTGAATCCGGGGGTTTTTATCCCCAGTTTCCTCTGAAGAAGAGACTGCGATCTTTTCCCCGTTGTGGGCGGGGAGAGCACGGCCGCGCCCCTTCCGCGTCCCCTCCGTCGGCCGCCTTCCGGGAGAACAGAACCCACGTGACTGGAGGCGGATACGGGAGCACAGCATGCCCGCTGGAAGAACTCCCCGATGGTTGCCATTGGGCCGGACTGCCGCCTGCCGGCCGCTCTGGGTACTGCCCTGAAAACGTGCTCATTCAATAAAGTTTCTGTGACTTCCGGGGCGCTGAGCCGGGCAGTTCCAGGCACGTGGCCACAAATGCCTCTGATAAGGAAGCGGGGCATGAAGCGGGCGAGCGCACAGAGCCTCCGGGAAGCTGGAGTCGGtgcctttggggggggggctgaACTAGACTCTCCTGCTGCCCCTCTGGGGCCCAGACCCGCTTCCCCAGGGACTGCCGGCTTTTCCCAACCCCGGGCCCGCCCTGCTTCCTCCTGTGCCCCCGAGCCCGGCTTCTCAAACGGAGGTCCTGGCCCCGAATCGGGCCGCGTAACTGAATGGGGGgctgtttttttttgggggggggttgttgtttttttcagcaaaattatggtttttcagtaaatgtttgtttccaTTCGTATTTTATTGGCCTGGGGCCACGCAAACATTTTTCGGGGGAAAGTTGAAGGAGTCCGGCTCTGGAACATTCAGATTGTTCTTTGAATTCCCCTGAAATGAAGGAAGTTTGCCCCTCTGCGGCTTCCGTCCGCGGTTGCCCCCGGGGCGCTCCGAGCGCGCTGCCCGGCGCTCTTTCTCACGTGGCCTTCCCGGACTGCAGGCCTTGAACCGCGTCCCGCCCGTCTGGAGGCCACGCAGCCGCTTCCCCTCAGCCCGCGGCCCTTCCCGCCGCTCCCTCTCGCTGGACATCCCGGGACGGACGGACGCCCTCCCTTGTTTGTGGAAGTCCTAGATCAGGAGACTGGGCTTTCCAGCAGCCAGTGCTCACACCCGACGCTTGTGCAGACTCGGCTCTTTAGCGGGACTTTTCGGGTTTCCCCCCGGTCGTCTAATCCCTAAAAAGCTGCCTTTGCCCGGTCTCGGAGCTGGATTTGAAGGCAAAcgtatctttccttttttcctgaggAGCCGGTTGTTAacaaaaattaattcatattttaaatatttaaataaatctctAATTTAtctaatgtttatttattattgctAATATTGCTTTGttaatta harbors:
- the LOC111718856 gene encoding E3 ubiquitin-protein ligase TRIM4-like, which gives rise to MCPRKLNEGFQNLLTCPVCRNRFRDPVTVFSGNTVCQSCVPQGFPGAHVNWRMKNVVNLFERLKPRLEALPLVLGPWCTEHGEPLTLLCLEDNQGICKVCKYGSLHRSHTLSPMPGPDP